In Providencia sneebia DSM 19967, one DNA window encodes the following:
- a CDS encoding non-canonical purine NTP pyrophosphatase, which yields MNIRFITRNRHKIKEINEILSGTGVVVLASEHSIDEIQTENVHALIKDKLLKAFKLVGRPVFVEHTGLYIESLNGFPGGLTQIFWDKLQADKFSQLLGTSENPRLVAKTIIGYCDSMKTYIFEGETQGSISPVPKGPRDFQWDCIFIPDGESETFAEMGDRKNEISMRKKAFDKFKEYLLEGGK from the coding sequence ATGAACATTCGATTCATAACCAGAAATAGACATAAAATTAAAGAAATAAATGAAATTCTATCAGGTACAGGAGTTGTTGTATTAGCATCTGAACACTCTATAGATGAAATTCAAACTGAAAATGTCCATGCGTTAATTAAAGATAAATTATTAAAAGCATTTAAATTAGTTGGGCGACCGGTCTTTGTCGAACATACTGGACTATATATAGAAAGCCTCAATGGTTTTCCGGGTGGCTTAACACAAATATTTTGGGATAAGCTTCAAGCTGATAAATTTTCACAATTATTAGGAACAAGTGAAAACCCTCGTCTAGTTGCTAAAACAATAATCGGCTATTGTGATTCGATGAAAACCTATATTTTCGAAGGTGAAACTCAAGGTTCGATATCTCCTGTGCCAAAAGGCCCTCGAGATTTTCAATGGGATTGCATATTTATTCCTGATGGCGAAAGTGAGACTTTTGCTGAGATGGGGGACAGGAAAAATGAAATATCTATGAGGAAAAAAGCTTTCGATAAATTTAAAGAATATCTATTAGAGGGAGGAAAATAA